One part of the Paraglaciecola sp. L3A3 genome encodes these proteins:
- a CDS encoding sulfotransferase family 2 domain-containing protein: MNKAIFHFHFFKNAGTSLDASFKANFTEKEWVTKEFPGNLIENRKQVKNWILENPRAKCFSSHTAALPVPILDHIQLLPVLFIRHPLDRIASVYAFEKKQGGNGFGAVLARNTSLKGYIETRNALGHDRQCRDFHVGLLAHMFSNEHGSEFERAKKAIEELPFVGLVEEFDESLQRLESWLATEGLTDISLKPVVQNVSRNTSISIEEKMEGFKKQLGDEFFDEIMVSNEQDMILYEMVKSRFSN, encoded by the coding sequence ATGAATAAAGCTATTTTCCATTTCCATTTTTTCAAAAATGCAGGCACCTCATTAGACGCTTCCTTTAAAGCCAATTTCACAGAAAAAGAGTGGGTGACAAAAGAATTTCCTGGCAACTTAATTGAAAACCGGAAACAGGTAAAAAATTGGATATTAGAAAATCCTCGAGCTAAGTGCTTTTCTTCACATACAGCTGCTTTACCAGTCCCAATATTAGATCATATTCAATTACTACCTGTTTTATTTATACGTCACCCTCTCGACAGAATAGCTTCAGTATATGCCTTCGAAAAAAAGCAAGGGGGAAATGGTTTTGGAGCAGTATTAGCTCGTAATACCTCACTTAAAGGATATATTGAAACTCGTAATGCCTTAGGTCATGACCGACAATGCCGAGACTTTCATGTGGGACTTTTAGCGCATATGTTTTCAAACGAGCATGGGAGCGAATTTGAACGAGCTAAAAAAGCCATTGAAGAATTACCATTTGTAGGCTTGGTTGAAGAATTCGACGAGTCATTACAACGATTAGAAAGCTGGTTAGCAACTGAAGGCTTAACAGATATTTCACTGAAACCTGTTGTACAGAATGTATCTAGAAACACATCGATTTCAATTGAAGAAAAAATGGAAGGCTTTAAAAAACAACTTGGCGATGAGTTTTTCGATGAAATAATGGTTAGTAACGAACAGGATATGATTTTATACGAGATGGTAAAAAGCAGATTTAGTAATTAA